Part of the Candidatus Edwardsbacteria bacterium genome, CGGTTCGACCCATAACCTGCTGCCTATCCTAAAGCGGCCCCAAGCCGCTTTGATCGCCGTAATATTTTAAGGAGCATTACAAATGTACAAAGTTCTTTCAATTGCCCTGCTGGCCGTAGGGATTTTGCTGATCGTTTGGGGCGTCAGGGCCGGTGATTCCTTCAGTTCTGATGTCTCAAGATTTTTTACCGGCTCACCCACCGACAAAACGGTCTGGATGCTGATAGGCGGATCGGTCGCTTCCCTGGCCGGGCTTTTCGGCCTGTTCTTCAGCCCCAAGAGGAAATAAGAACGATGGAAACTTTCGCCGGCTTTATATATTCGGCATTGGAGAAATGCGATCCGGGTCATGGTAGACCACCAAAATCGATCAACGAGGTATCAAAATGAAAGCAATATTGACCGTGGTGATCGTTCTGGTCATGCTGTTGGCCGGCAGCTCGTATTATTTTTACTTTAACGGCCGAAACGAGCTTGAGGCTGCGCGCAACACAGTCACGGATCTCACCTTCCAGGTCGATGCCCTGGAAGCGCAGAGGATGGAATTGGAGCGGGAACTCGAGGCCAAGATAGCCGTCATTTCCCTGAAAAAGGAGGAGGAGATCGCCCGGCTGAAAGGCACTTACGAAAAGCTGACCGCGGACATGAAGAATGAGATCCAGCAGGGCCAGATCAAGATCACCCAGCTGGCCGACCGTCTGTCGGTAAGCATGGTCGACAAGATATTGTTCCCATCGGGCGAAGCCGAATTAACGCCGGAGGGCATAAAGGTGCTGGAAAGGGTAGGCAACGTTCTGAAAAACACCAGCAACAAGACCATCCGGGTTGAGGGTCATACCGACAACGTGCCGATACACCCCCGCCTCCAGAAGCAATATCCCACCAATTGGGAGCTTTCCACGGCCCGGGCGGCAAATGTGGTCCGTTTCCTTCAGGAGAAGGTCGGCATCGCGCCGGAGCGGATGCAGGTCATCGGCCTGTCGGAATACCAGCCGGTGGCCAGCAATAAAACGGCCTCCGGCCGCAGCAAGAACCGTCGGATAGAAATAACCCTGCTGCCGGAGCAGGACGGCAATTGACAGGGGCTGCAATTATACGGCCGGGGGTCATGGCCGTTGAATCTCCGCAAGCACTGCTAAACAATGAATTTTATAAATAGAAGAAAGGAAAGGAAGCATATTATGCCTGATCAAAAATATCACCCAAGCGATATTTGAGCTGAAAAAATGTTTAGGCCCCAGAGCAACAAGCATCAGAGAAAGAAACTAATACAAAGAGGAGTCAGGATCATGTCTACCAAAACAGTCAGAAGGAAGGGCATAACCGCAATGTCCATTGCGCTTATGGCTCTGGTAATGTGTGTTACCAACGGCTACGGCGCCACCCCGGTGGATCTGGGAACGGCCGGCAATTTCGCCATCCTGGCAGAGTCTGGAATTTCAACCACTGCCGGCAGTTTAATTGCGGGAAACATCGGAGTAAGCCCGGCCGCCGCAGGTACGATCACCGGACCATTCGGGCTGGTGATGAGCCTCGACAGCACATATTCGACGTCATCTTTGGTGACCGAGAAAGTCTATGCCGCCAATTACAAGGAGCCAACCCCGACCGACCTGGGAGTGGCGGTCGGCAACATGGTAACCGCGTACGGAGTAGCTGCCGGACGCACCCCGGATTCCACCGAACTGCACTCTGGAATTCTCAGCGGGCAGACACTCTACCCCGGCACCTATTTTTGGAGCTCCACAGTACTGATAAACGATACCCTGACCCTGGCCGGAGACTCCAACGCCGTCTGGGTATTTCAGATAGCGCAAACCCTAACCCTGGGCAGCGGCGCCATGATCAAATTGAGCGGCGGCGCCCAACCCAAGAACATCTTCTGGCAGGTGGCCGGCCAAACCACCCTTGGTACATACTCCGATTTCAAGGGGATCATACTGGACGCCACTGCCATCGTGATCATGACCGGCGCGGCCTTTAACGGCCGGGCTTTGGCCCAGACCGCGGTGACCCTGGACGCCGTGGCTTTCACCGCCCCGGTCACAGTAGATACCACCGCCCAGGACACCCTGCCGCCGGTAGTGGCTGTGGTCGCGCCCAACGGAGGCGAGACCTGGAACACCGGCTCCAGCCACCTGATAGTTTGGAGCCAAAGCGACAACGTCGGCGTGACGGAGAGCGAGGTGAGCTACTCCACCGACAACGGGGCCAACTGGGACCTGATCTGGACCGGGCTCGACACCAGCTACAATTGGATGGTGCCCAACACCCCCAGTACATTTGCCCTGGTCAAGGTGGCTGTCCGTGACAGCGCCGGCAACAGTTCGGCGGATACCAGCGATGGCGTATTCACCATCAAAGACAGCATCCCGCCCACGGTGATCTCCACCGATCCTCCGAATTCCACCATAGACGTGTCCATCTACACCAAGATCACCGCCACCTTCAGCGAAGCCATGGACTCGCTCACAATTGACACCCTGACATTCACTTTGATGCAGGGGATGACACCGATTGCAGGTGTGGTGAATTATGCTGACAGCATAAAGACGGCGACATTCACTCCTTACAGCAATCTGGATACCAACGCCGTTTACACGGCCACGATCACGACCGGTGCCACCGATCTGGGCGGCAACGCGCTGGATAGCGCCTATGTCTGGAGCTTTACCACCGGCATGACGACCAATCGCGTTCCGGTAGATTTGGGTTTGGCCGGTAATTTCGTGATCCTGTCAAAAGCCGGAATTTCAACCACCGGAACCACCCAAATAGTGGGAGATATGGGGGTGAGTCCAATCGCCGCGACGGCTATAACCGGGTTTGGCTTAATTATGGCCGCCGATAGTGCATATTCGACCTCAGCCCTGGTGGACGGTAAGATATATGCCGCCGATTACAAGGTGCCAACTCCGACTTACGTGGGTACGGCCGTCAGCAACATGGAAACCGCGTTCACCGACGCCGCCGGACGGACATTGCCGGACTTTACCGAACTGCATGCCGGGAACCTTACCGGAAAGACCCTGGTCCGCGGCCTGTATAAGTGGAGCACCGGGGTCCTGATAAACGCCCCGGGCGTCACTTTAACCGGCGACTCCAATGATGTCTGGATATTCCAGATAGATGGAACCCTGATCGTGGGCAGCGGAGCCATTGTTTACTTAAGCGGCGGCGCTCTGGCCAAGAACATCTTCTGGCAGGTGGCCGATCAGACCACCCTGGGATCAACCACTCAATTCAAGGGTAACATATTGGACTATACAGCGATCGTGATGCAGGACGGAGGAACTTTGGACGGCCGGGCGCTGGCCCAGACCGAGGTAACATTGATAGGCAATACCCTTACCATACCCACCGGCGTAGAACAGCCGATAGAAGGTCTCCTGACCTACGGCAAGCTACAATTGATGCCCTGCTGGCCCAACCCCAGCTCGGGCCTGGCAACCATCAGCTATGCCCTTCCCCGGTCCGGCAATATCTCGCTTAATATTTACGACATCCGCGGCCGGCTGGTAAACACCCTGGCCCAGGGACAAAAACCGGCCGGGTCTTATAACATCACCTGGAGGGGCAACGACCGCCAGGGAAGAAGGGTTTCGTCCGGGGTATACATTTACCGGCTTAACTATGAAGGGACCAGCCTCACCAAGCGGTTAGTGCTGGTAAGGTAAACAGCGGCAACCGGCACCAAAACAATAAATGCAACAGCGCCTGCGGGGGCAAAGAATCCCCGCAGGCTAAAAACAACAACCTAAAAAAGGAAAGAACCAAATGAAACGCCTAATCGCATTAGTCGCGCTGATAGCGCTGGCGGCCGGGATGGCCTCGGCCTCGCCAACCATCTGGGGCAGCAGCGGGATGTTTCGGACCATCAGCGCCCAGAACGCCGGCCCGATGAACTTCGGGATCGGAGCCTATCTGTACGCCTGGAAATGGGAAGACGACTCCACCGCCACCAGCCTTAAAAACGGGGCCATGGACATGGCCATCAGGCCCTCCGGCTACTTCAGCATCAACGACATGTTCGAGCTGTCAGCGGGCACCAACTACCTGATGCCTTCCAGCTACGTTGAGATAGGCGGGACCAAGTACACCTATAACCCCAGCGGCTTGGGCAACACCCGGGTGGGCTTGAAAATGTCGATACCGGCCGGCGACAAGATGTGGCTGGCCGCCTATTTCGGCTATGACATCTCCACCGTGGCCGACACCTTCAAGACCGCACCGTCGGGCCGCGTTTACAATGGCGGCATCGACGCCCGGATGCTGGCCGACCGGCATTTCGGCCAAGACGGCCGCGGCTGCATCACCTTCAACGCCGGCATGTATTATAAGCTGGACAAGATGCATGCCTCGGCCACCGACAGCACCGAGGTCAACATCTATCCGAACATGTCGCTGCCGTTCGGCATCGGTTTAAGCTACGACATGGGATACCTGACCCCCTATGTAGGGTTCAGCGCCGAATACATGATGGACACCACCAAGTATCCCAAGCCCGGCAGCACCACCGGCGAGCTGATCGAATACGACGAATTGAACAACCCCACCTGGGCGATCTTCGGCCTGAGGTACTATGTCGCAGGCTTTAACATCACGGGGGGCGGCGAATACAACCTGCGGACCGACGTCCGTGAGGCTTTGCCCTTCTTCCGCGGCGGCGAGCACTGGCATGCCATCCTGGGCCTGCACTATGCGCCCAAGGCGGAAATAGGTCCGAAAATCCCGGCCACCGGTATAATAACCGGCAAGGTGACTGATAAGGCGACCGGCAAAGGGATCCTGGCCATCGTATCGGCCGGAGGAATCGCCGCCAATAGCAACCCGGCCGGCGAATACCGGCTGGAAGGGGTCGCCATCGGGAAAGCCCCGGTGGAGATCAGGGCCGAGGCCAAGCTGTACCTGCCCGGTAGCGCCGCGGTCCAGCTGACCAAAAAGAACCGGAAAATTCCGGCCATCCAGGACTTCGCCCTGGCCCTGGCGCCCATACCGCCCAGCGAGGTCTCCGGCAACGTCATGGACTACAAGACCGGCAGTCCGGTGGTTGCCACTCTGTCCTTCAAGGATTCCACCGGCAAGTACCAGACCACCAAGACCGACTTCAAGGGCGCCTTCAACATCATGTTGAACCAGGGCGAGTACCACGTCCAGGCCGGAGCCGACGGGTATTACCCCAAGAGCCTCACCCTGTACCCCGTGGGCGGCGCGCCGCTTGCGAAGCAGACCATATACCTGGTCAAGATCGGCGAGAAGTATAACTTCACCGACATCAACTTCACCGTTGGAAATGCCCAGCTCGGCCCCAATTCCGCGCAGCTTCTGGAATCCATAGCCAAGTTGCTGAGGGATAACCCGGAAGTAAGGGTGGAGATCGGCGGGCACACCTCCAGCCCTGGCACCAAAGCCTATAACCAGAAGCTATCCGAAGCCCGGGCCAACGTGGTTCGCAACGCCCTGATAGCCGACTATGGCATCAGCGCAGACCGGTTGACTCATATTGGCTACGGCGAGGACTACCCGGTTGCCACCAACAGCACCAAGGCCGGCCGGGCCCTTAACCGCAGGATGGAAGTCACGGTAATAAAGTAGCCACGGATCAACAGTCAAAAGCAACTTTTAACAAGGTCCCGCCCCCCCAAAAGGGGGCGGGACAAGGGACAGCTTTTAGGCCACAACGTCCAAGCGCTGTGCCCCAAAGAAAGAGGCAGAGTTATGTCAACAAAACCAGTCAGACGGCAGGCCATGACCGTAATAACCATGGCGGTTATTGCGATGATACTGGGCATTACCAATGGATACGGCGCCACGCCGGTGGATCTGGGAAAGGCCGGTAATTTTGTGATCCTGGCCAAGACCGGAATATCGACCACCGCCGGCACCCAAATTATGGGAGATATTGGAGTGAGTCCAGCTGCCGCCGGCGCCATAACCGGACCATTTGAATTAACCATGGATACCTCGGGCAAATTTTCCACCTCACCATTGGTGGACGGGAAAGTTTATGCTTCCGATTATGCGGTTCCTACCCCGGCATACCTGGACTCGGCGGTCCTTGACATGCAGGCCGCCTATACCACCACCGCCGGATTGACTCCGGATTCCACCGAACTTCACGCCGGTGACCTCAGCGGGCAGACCATTTACCCCGGGACATATTACTGGAGCTCCGCGGTCCTGATAAACGGCGGCGTCACCTTGTCGGGCGGTGCGGATGACGTCTGGATCTTCCAGATAGCACAAACTCTGGGAGTGGGCAACGGCGCCATTGTTACCTTAGGCGGCGCCGCCCAGGCCAAAAACATCTTCTGGCAGGTGGCCGGCCAGACCACCCTGGGAACGTCCTCCGATTTCAAGGGAACCATATTGGACATGACGGCGATCGTGATCCAGACCGGCGCAACAGTGAATGGCAGCGCCCTGGCCCAGACCGCGGTGACATTGGACGCCGTGGCCATTACCACAGGGGTAGAACAGCCGACGGGAGGCGAATTGGCCATCAATAAACTGCAACTGATGCCCTGCCGGCCCAACCCGGTTTCGGGGTCGGCGATCATCAGCTACGTTCTCCCCCGGGCCGGCAATGTCTCGCTTAATGTTTACGATATCTGCGGCCGGAAGGTAAACACCCTGGTGCAGGGTCAAAAGCAGAGCGGGGCTTATAACATCATCTGGAGAGGCAGCGACAGCCAGGGAAGAAGGCTGTCCTCCGGTATTTATTTTTACCAGTTGAATTATGAAGGGACCAGTCTTACCCGGCGGCTGGTGCTGTTGAGATAAGAACCTCAGCTGGCGAGAGAGTTACGGCAGCAATATAAGTGTCCGAAATAACCCACACCCTACCGGTGGATCGCTTATATACCAAAGGAAATTATCAAACAAAGTCCCGCCGCTTTAATAAGCGGCGGGGCAAGGCACAGCACTCCGCCCGCCGAGCGCATACTGCGTCCCAATCAGAAAGAAGTGTAAAACCATGTCAACAAAGACCGGAAGACGGCCGATCATAGCCGCAATAACCATGGCCCTGGCGGCCCTGGCAATGGGCATTACCAATGGCTACAGTCAGCCGGTAGACCTGGGAACGGCCGGCAATTTTGCCATACTGGCAAAATCCGGCATATCAGCCACCGGAACCACCATTATCAATGGTTCCATCGGAGTGAGTCCGATAGCAGCCAGTGCCATAACCGGATTCGACCTGACCATGAATGCCGACAGCACCTATTCGACATCATCCCTGGTGACCGGGAATGTCTATGCCGCCAATTATAAGGAACCCACTCCGACCGAGTTGACCGCGGCCGTCAGTGCCATGGAAGCCGCATACACCAATGCCGCCGGCCGGACACCGCCGGATCAGGTCGGATTAGGCGCCGGGAATATCAGCGGGATGACGCTGGTTCCCGGTATTTATAAATGGGCTACCGGGGTTATCATAAACGACAGTCTGATTCTTGAGGGAGGCGCAGAAGATGTCTGGATATTCCAGATAGGCACAACTCTCAACGTCGGCAGCTATGCCGTCGTTCATTTGAGAGGCAGCGCCCAACCGCACAATATTTTCTGGCAGGTGGCCGGCCAGACCACCCTGGGAACTTACTCTCAATTCAAAGGAACGATACTTGATGCCACGGCCATAGTGGTAATGACCGGAGCAACTTTAAGCGGCAGGGCCCTGGCCCAGACCGCGGTAACATTGGACGCAGTTACCATGCCCTTGGCAATAGAGCTGTCGGAATTTGCCTGCCAGAGCGTAAGCAAGGGAATAACTTTAACCTGGAGGACCGCCAGTGAGATCAACAATAACGAATGGCTGATAGAGCGCTCATTTGGCCAGGCCGAAGATTTTCTTAAGCTGGCTTCTGTCTCGGCCGAAGGATCCCCCTTCGGCTGCCAATACAGTTACACCGATACTTTGGTGCTTCCCAATTCCACCTACTACTATCGTCTGGGGGATAAGGATCTAAGCGGCCAGATAACCTGGCACGGTCCGGTGATGGCGGTTAGCGGCGGTCTGGCCCTCAATAAACTGCAGCTGATGCCCTGCCGGCCCAACCCGGTTTCGGGGTCGGCGATCATCAGCTACGTCCTCCCCCGGGCCGGCAATGTCTCGCTTAATGTTTACGATATCTGCGGCCGGAAG contains:
- a CDS encoding ice-binding family protein — protein: MSTKTVRRKGITAMSIALMALVMCVTNGYGATPVDLGTAGNFAILAESGISTTAGSLIAGNIGVSPAAAGTITGPFGLVMSLDSTYSTSSLVTEKVYAANYKEPTPTDLGVAVGNMVTAYGVAAGRTPDSTELHSGILSGQTLYPGTYFWSSTVLINDTLTLAGDSNAVWVFQIAQTLTLGSGAMIKLSGGAQPKNIFWQVAGQTTLGTYSDFKGIILDATAIVIMTGAAFNGRALAQTAVTLDAVAFTAPVTVDTTAQDTLPPVVAVVAPNGGETWNTGSSHLIVWSQSDNVGVTESEVSYSTDNGANWDLIWTGLDTSYNWMVPNTPSTFALVKVAVRDSAGNSSADTSDGVFTIKDSIPPTVISTDPPNSTIDVSIYTKITATFSEAMDSLTIDTLTFTLMQGMTPIAGVVNYADSIKTATFTPYSNLDTNAVYTATITTGATDLGGNALDSAYVWSFTTGMTTNRVPVDLGLAGNFVILSKAGISTTGTTQIVGDMGVSPIAATAITGFGLIMAADSAYSTSALVDGKIYAADYKVPTPTYVGTAVSNMETAFTDAAGRTLPDFTELHAGNLTGKTLVRGLYKWSTGVLINAPGVTLTGDSNDVWIFQIDGTLIVGSGAIVYLSGGALAKNIFWQVADQTTLGSTTQFKGNILDYTAIVMQDGGTLDGRALAQTEVTLIGNTLTIPTGVEQPIEGLLTYGKLQLMPCWPNPSSGLATISYALPRSGNISLNIYDIRGRLVNTLAQGQKPAGSYNITWRGNDRQGRRVSSGVYIYRLNYEGTSLTKRLVLVR
- a CDS encoding ice-binding family protein, with the translated sequence MSTKPVRRQAMTVITMAVIAMILGITNGYGATPVDLGKAGNFVILAKTGISTTAGTQIMGDIGVSPAAAGAITGPFELTMDTSGKFSTSPLVDGKVYASDYAVPTPAYLDSAVLDMQAAYTTTAGLTPDSTELHAGDLSGQTIYPGTYYWSSAVLINGGVTLSGGADDVWIFQIAQTLGVGNGAIVTLGGAAQAKNIFWQVAGQTTLGTSSDFKGTILDMTAIVIQTGATVNGSALAQTAVTLDAVAITTGVEQPTGGELAINKLQLMPCRPNPVSGSAIISYVLPRAGNVSLNVYDICGRKVNTLVQGQKQSGAYNIIWRGSDSQGRRLSSGIYFYQLNYEGTSLTRRLVLLR
- a CDS encoding DUF3185 family protein, whose amino-acid sequence is MYKVLSIALLAVGILLIVWGVRAGDSFSSDVSRFFTGSPTDKTVWMLIGGSVASLAGLFGLFFSPKRK
- a CDS encoding OmpA family protein; protein product: MKAILTVVIVLVMLLAGSSYYFYFNGRNELEAARNTVTDLTFQVDALEAQRMELERELEAKIAVISLKKEEEIARLKGTYEKLTADMKNEIQQGQIKITQLADRLSVSMVDKILFPSGEAELTPEGIKVLERVGNVLKNTSNKTIRVEGHTDNVPIHPRLQKQYPTNWELSTARAANVVRFLQEKVGIAPERMQVIGLSEYQPVASNKTASGRSKNRRIEITLLPEQDGN
- a CDS encoding OmpA family protein — translated: MKRLIALVALIALAAGMASASPTIWGSSGMFRTISAQNAGPMNFGIGAYLYAWKWEDDSTATSLKNGAMDMAIRPSGYFSINDMFELSAGTNYLMPSSYVEIGGTKYTYNPSGLGNTRVGLKMSIPAGDKMWLAAYFGYDISTVADTFKTAPSGRVYNGGIDARMLADRHFGQDGRGCITFNAGMYYKLDKMHASATDSTEVNIYPNMSLPFGIGLSYDMGYLTPYVGFSAEYMMDTTKYPKPGSTTGELIEYDELNNPTWAIFGLRYYVAGFNITGGGEYNLRTDVREALPFFRGGEHWHAILGLHYAPKAEIGPKIPATGIITGKVTDKATGKGILAIVSAGGIAANSNPAGEYRLEGVAIGKAPVEIRAEAKLYLPGSAAVQLTKKNRKIPAIQDFALALAPIPPSEVSGNVMDYKTGSPVVATLSFKDSTGKYQTTKTDFKGAFNIMLNQGEYHVQAGADGYYPKSLTLYPVGGAPLAKQTIYLVKIGEKYNFTDINFTVGNAQLGPNSAQLLESIAKLLRDNPEVRVEIGGHTSSPGTKAYNQKLSEARANVVRNALIADYGISADRLTHIGYGEDYPVATNSTKAGRALNRRMEVTVIK
- a CDS encoding ice-binding family protein; translated protein: MSTKTGRRPIIAAITMALAALAMGITNGYSQPVDLGTAGNFAILAKSGISATGTTIINGSIGVSPIAASAITGFDLTMNADSTYSTSSLVTGNVYAANYKEPTPTELTAAVSAMEAAYTNAAGRTPPDQVGLGAGNISGMTLVPGIYKWATGVIINDSLILEGGAEDVWIFQIGTTLNVGSYAVVHLRGSAQPHNIFWQVAGQTTLGTYSQFKGTILDATAIVVMTGATLSGRALAQTAVTLDAVTMPLAIELSEFACQSVSKGITLTWRTASEINNNEWLIERSFGQAEDFLKLASVSAEGSPFGCQYSYTDTLVLPNSTYYYRLGDKDLSGQITWHGPVMAVSGGLALNKLQLMPCRPNPVSGSAIISYVLPRAGNVSLNVYDICGRKVNTLVQGQKQSGVYNIIWRGSDSQGRRLSSGVYFYQLNYEGTSLTRRLVLLR